In one Lolium rigidum isolate FL_2022 chromosome 3, APGP_CSIRO_Lrig_0.1, whole genome shotgun sequence genomic region, the following are encoded:
- the LOC124698122 gene encoding uncharacterized protein LOC124698122 produces the protein MGKRFPAAALAAAFRPYSRSGPGSAAATAAGKASRPPTSPLDTPRNAGAGAGASSGRAEVREVAAACGMQEDERVPLSEMVLDCTRRWFQDALKEARAGDAAMQVLVGQMYRSGYGVNKNEQKSRLWMEKASRYRSTVWKVSNKRPGYNASDSDTDDANEAGK, from the exons ATGGGAAAGCGATTCCCGGCCGCCGCCCTAGCCGCCGCTTTCCGCCCCTACTCCCGCTCCGGTCCCGGTTCCgccgccgcaaccgccgccggcaAGGCATCTAGGCCGCCCACCTCCCCGCTGGATACTCCCAggaacgccggcgccggcgccggggccagctccggccgcgccgaggtgcgggaggtggcggcggcgtgcgggatgCAGGAGGACGAACGGGTGCCCCTCTCGGAGATGGTGCTGGACTGCACGCGGCGCTGGTTCCAGGACGCGCTCAAGGAGGCGCGCGCCGGCGACGCCGCCATGCAGGTGCTCGTCGGCCAGATGTACCGCAGCGGATACGGCGTCAACAAGAACGAGCAGAAG TCTCGACTTTGGATGGAGAAAGCATCGAGATATCGATCTACAGTCTGGAAAGTTAGCAATAAACGTCCAG GATATAATGCTAGTGACTCAGACACAGATGATGCTAATGAAGCAGGCAAATAA